A segment of the Mercurialis annua linkage group LG4, ddMerAnnu1.2, whole genome shotgun sequence genome:
CTGTGGATTGCTTCTTTATCAGTCGTAATCTCATAGACTACGAACCATTTCAGTGCCATCgcatttatttctttttttgacCAAAATCTACCCAACTGTACAATCTTCAAGTTTCCGTTAATAATTCACCAAGGATGCCACTTCACTAATATGCAGTTATTTATATAAAAGTCGGTGGCCGAACGCAGATTAATGGTTCAGAATTCAGAAACATGAACTCAAAAATAACGATATAGATattcaaagaaaagaaaataccAGATACAAACCTAACATGAAAACTAagagaaaatatgaaaaaagaaatgtattttgaatttttgataaaacaaatatttttctaattgaaGAGAAAataagatatttaaaaatagacCTAACAACCCATATTATTCAAAGATTTgacgtttttatcaatttcattaGAAAAATCATcttgttatttaaaatttgatttattttttttagttttatttagaATCATTTCCCTCACTATTAAATCTATTGAGCTTGACATTGCCTACATGTTAAAAGTTCCCTACAATAATCAACCATTTAATTATTGTCatgtgaaaaaaaaatacttgactataataaaaataaaattattaaaaacaaacacttaGATGCGCCATTATAAGTATGTAACATTCAGTATGATACAGCACAGAGTGATGATGAAGGGGAATATGTAAACTAATATCTACATATCAACACAAGAATACACCAAAATTCCACAGATAATACCTCCAACTTCAAGATGAGTAGATCAATATAAATTTAGGAGGACAGCAATAGAGCATGTTCTAAAACACAACATTATTTGATTGATACTTCATTTAGTTTATTGGTTAACTATCATAAGAGATGCATTAATATAGTGAGACATGTGATGGAGATGTAAGGATGCAAGGAACATTTGCAAAAATATACATAAACATGTGTATATTCATGAATGAACaatcattttatataaacataaaataaaacattttcgaaTTTAATTTAACAGTCTAAGCTATGAAGTCATAACACAAAGTACAACAACCTCTACTAGGGCCAGCATTCAGCCGGTTCGATTAAAACCAAAACTGACCAAACCAAAGATTGTGGTAATTGTAACTAAATACGAAGCATTAACCGGTTATATGAGCTATTTATTGGCATCCTACTCTCTAACCTATGTTAAAAGAATGTAACCTGAACTGTTAAAGCCATCAATCAAAAGTTCAATGTAAGAGAACTTCACCAGAAGCAACCATCGGTAATGAATGAATTGAATCAGTAAGGGGTAAACAAATGCTAGCCTAATTCCAACATAAAACATATTTAGTAATATGATTGAGAAAACTACACATGCATAACCAAAACTCTAAACAGATCATCAAGTTGAAATGTTCTTGCATTCATAACCAAAATTCTAAACCACCATTCATAGCCAAATTTCTTAACAAAATACTTtgcaatttcaaaaaattattgagCAATGCATCACAACAACTCGTAAGGAACAACACCACCACCAGCAATTGAGCAGAAACAGCAGCAAATAACAAAAGCCAATCTTGAAAACAAAAGCAAAACAACCACATCAACAAACAAAACATCAAATAAATCTATGTTTATACCTTGTTTTAAGTTATCATCTATCCATTAAATGTTCTCCAATCCTTAAAAAAGCAAGTTATTAggcttataataaaattaagcgATCAAATGAAAACTTAATATTTAAAGAactacataaaatataataccGTTTTCAAGAGCCTGAATTTAccaccgaaccgaccgaaagtTATCGGTTCAGCCAGTTCATaattttgctcacccctaaccTCTACACAACATTGAACTAATAAAAGTGCTGAATGTGGCAACACCCAGAGAACATAACTTCATTTATCCTCGTCCACAACCACGATATTCAGATAAACCTCCCTCGTAACAACTTGATACCCAAAATAAGCAAACCCTCTACCATATCCAGGTTGACCCGATATCACAAGATGCCAGAATGCATCATTTTGAGTATCCATCTCAAGAAGCTGACATGGGAGTACCAACATTTTAATTACATTGAAGAGTGTCATAATTGGCACTACCATCCATCCCAATTACTCCAGATGAGCAACTAAACACAATTGAGTCTTGAGATGGAAAGCCAAGACCAGTTTCTACCTTCAATTACCAACAGCAACAGCATCAACAACTACAAACAGCCAACTACCAGTAAAAACCATCAGCTAATAAAAGCAGAGAAAAGAAAGATCAACAAACGATTACCCAGACTCAATCATCCCCTGTAGGAAAAAGTGTGAGAACCCTCCTCCCTCCATTCCCATTCGCAGATTCCAAATCCTCCACAGTATTGTGCACTGCTTGCCCCATCCTGTGCTGCGACTGCCTAGCCAAAAATGGATGCTCAAACTGCCCATTTGGAGGTGAACCAAAGTGGCCCATCTGCCTATGGTACTGTGTCTGCAATTGGGGATGTCCCACTGCAGCTGCCATCTGCTGCTGGTGATGATGGTGTTGAAGGGCCGCCACGGGAACAAACGGCAGAAAATGATCTGAATTAGGCCTCCCTGGATGCAAGAAGTGAGCAGGCACAGGAGAACTCGCAAACAAGTGTTCAGTAGCAGCATCAGAGGCAGAAGCAGCACCACCATTAACACCAGAAGACAAACCCTGCATTCGTTTCAAATACAATCTATACTTCTGTAGATGACTAGCAACATTTTCTCTAGTCAACCCATCAACACTCATAAGCTGCATTATAGTTTTCGGGACAGCATTTTTAATCCCCAAGTGGGCAACAGCATCAACAAATCTCTTATGAAGCTGCGGGGTCCAAACAAGACGAGGTCTTTTAAGCGTTCTCGCAGGTTCATCACCAGCAGCCCCAGAACCCATGTCAGCCGAatcagcagcatattcagcgGAACTCGGTTGGGAGGCCAAGGGATTGGTGGGGGAAGGGGAGGTGGAAAGAGGAGGAGGCGGTGGGGGCTGATGGTGctgattttgaatttgattttgattggGATGGTGATGGAGTGAGGAAGGGTTATTGGAATTGGGAGTTGGGGTTCTAATATCAAAAGCTAAAGCAAGATCAGGAGTAATTAGGGTTTGAGATAGAGGCATAAGATCTTCAGGTGATGGAAGTTCATCTTCCCATTTTGAAAACCAATTCGAATCATCCTCTCTCATTTCTTCCTCTAATAAATCACAGAATTCCCTCACTTACTATAACCTTACAAGAAACTAAAGCAGTAcagtaaataaataatcaaaattaggAGTTACCCGAGTTTGAAGAGAAGAATGTACTAAGAATCCAATAGCAGAGAAACCCTAACCCTTCTTCAAAAATTGACGGAATTGGGAAAGTCAACGAGGGAATTTTGACTATGGCCAATCTTGATTAGCTTCTCATTCACAAAACTGGGCGATCAGATATTGGGAAGAATTGATGAAGCTGATTATCAAAAATTGAGGTTGTGATTACAGAACTGTCtggtttttttgttttctgaatTCTCCTCCTCTTTTTTTTGTTAtcaatccttttttttttttttgccttttAAAGACAACGATAAAATTTGGGGTGCTTGGATTGGAGGTTTCAGaagataaaaatagaaataatagacgttttatttatttttttataagaagaaACGATGCAATAACAGTGGTAAATACCACAAGTTTATTTATTCTTTCTAATTTGATTCTATACATATGGAAGCATAATACTTTAATTTTGGGATTTTACTtgaaatttttcttctttccatGTTTTATTTGGAAGTAACCATTGATTTATATCTTGTTTTGGAAAGTCACAACTTATTCATATATAACAACATATTAATTGCTCCATTTTAGCTGAAATTTATGTCTTTACataccattttaaaaatatttgtttctttattttagTTTGTGAAAGGcgattaaattttaacaaatctttttcttttcgtaccattttttaaaaaaattgttgctttatgtttgtttatgGAAGGTGATCCAATTATAGCAAATCTATTATGGTAGTTTAGACAGCAAATACTATTTAacatagaaaatataaaaagaaagtgACATTactattgaaaatttaaatttattagtaGAACTggccggttcaatccggttttTCAATTGCCGGTTCATTCCGATTTTAGCGGTCCATTCCGGTTGGATCAGATTTCCAGTTCTGATAGATAAATTGGACCGGACAAATGGTCCATTTACGGTTGAGCCGGTTAAACCGTCCAATCcggtccgatttttaaaaaagtgTTTTATATAGAATAACTATATCATTTGACACATATTTTATGAATCAAATATGACTTAATTCAAAGTTCATGGCTCTTGGTTTGAGATAGGCCTTCGATGGAGTTAGACCTTTGGTGGATCGAATTCCATCTTAAAGCCTAATTGCAAAAATAGAAAGATGGGCTCaatagtatttttattaatcaaTAACAATATATAGTGTAATTCTTACAAATAATACtaattcaaataattattgaatGTGAATTTTGGTGACGGAGAAATTtaatattacaaaattaaaagattaaaagatTAGGGGCTCAATATTAACTAATAAAAGCGGAAGAATTTAGTGTCAATAAACGGATAAATAATGGGATCAAATAAAGCATTTTGCCAATATTTTATACCCAGGATTGTACTCTTTATTATCCACGTAAAAACATAACCTTGTAAGGCAGGACAAAGACAAGGACTATATTCAACTGGCTCATAAATTATTGCATTTCTTATGGCAAtctaaaattcaaattcaaatttaataaccACAAAACTCAGCAACGGGCAAGAATGGGAATTTGAACAAAATTGGATAGCAGCAAAAAAATATTCATtattgttttatgaattttactACTTTATGGCATTTGGCCTTAGAAAGAACATTTATGCCGTTGTTGCTCTCTAATTTCAAAATTTGGTGGACCCTTCTCTATTTCAAAATAGATTCCAACATAGCAGTGatgattataatatttaaaaatatttttgagaaaaataaataaattattctaaatactaccacatttattaaaaaattatttatatttagaacATTAGATActaaactttattataaatacatttaactttaatataaaattaaagtttatagaATCTAATATATTAAAGTAGTAGGATCtaatatattaaccaaatattTGGAAAAGAAGTAGTAAATGTTAAAGTTTATTtaagacaaaataatttaaagtttaagaATTAATCATTGAATTAACATTTTGAGCTAAAAACTAAGTGCTTCAAATTTAAGAGTAAATTACTATTGCATATGATGATAAACTTCATTTATATTTCAatagattttgtttttattaaacattttcaaaataaattcaaaagttacttatttttttgattattaaacTTACAATTTTTACCATATGAACTGTAAAAGTTaattatctatatattatataattgagaggaccaacggagcgctctcattcattctcaccaaataaaGCATTCTCATCAGTTCCCACCATTtctaaaatacttattttaatttaattatttaaataaaattttattatgaattcTAATCTCTATCAATATCCTAATCAATATAAACTActtattctatttatttttaattcaatgtCAATGTCAATATCAATAACAccattattttactatttactCTTTTTTTCTCCAGATTCTACCGAGTACCctgctaattttttttccagcaAATTAAAGGTATTTTTAGTTGTTCTAAGGTTTATTTTGAATGATATTGAATTGCTGAGTTAGtttcatttatattataaattgaagTACTTTAATTTCGATATTTTAGAAGagattatttgaataatttgaaGATGCAGTTATTGTATATATCATtgaattgaaaagtttgaggaTTATTATTTAGCTAACTTACTATTTTGTTCATAGTTTCATTAGTTATTTAGGCTTTCGGATAAATCAATTTCAATGCAAGATTACTTAAATTCCTTTATTCTTTCATTCTTTTTAATGTGTTTTACTTTCATCAACTGATTTAATTTAGTTGAACCCACGTATCatgaaaaaagttgaaaataaataataaagttaaattaaagtataattCAACTTATTCTATGAAAAGTAAAACTAGATGTGGATAGAGAAGACATACAGAAATTTGGTTTGAGAATTTAGATGAATGCAATGGACTCTTGCTCATGAATTCTTAATGTAAGTTTTTCAATTTAAACTGCAAAAAATATTTTGGTCGTACGAAAACAAAAAGATCTTGATATATTTTCTGATATCATGCTTAAATTTAAAGGTGCATTGTGGTCTTTGTTTATAAAAACTCTTACATAATCAATGTCCACTTGCCTCATTTTATGTTTTCTGAAAAATAATTTGTATTGGTTTGTGATTTCTATTTACccagtttataatttttatatatattattttgaaaatattattataatacttCAACCAGTTTTAATTGTGTCCTTCAAGGTTTGAATTTTGCAAGTCTCCCTTGCTTGGTTGATTTATGAAGAGCGAACAACTTCAGTAAGAATCTGTTGATATTCTGATTGTTTTTGTACAAGCTGAATTTTTTGCAagttattttatctt
Coding sequences within it:
- the LOC126678159 gene encoding transcription factor MYBC1, whose amino-acid sequence is MREDDSNWFSKWEDELPSPEDLMPLSQTLITPDLALAFDIRTPTPNSNNPSSLHHHPNQNQIQNQHHQPPPPPPLSTSPSPTNPLASQPSSAEYAADSADMGSGAAGDEPARTLKRPRLVWTPQLHKRFVDAVAHLGIKNAVPKTIMQLMSVDGLTRENVASHLQKYRLYLKRMQGLSSGVNGGAASASDAATEHLFASSPVPAHFLHPGRPNSDHFLPFVPVAALQHHHHQQQMAAAVGHPQLQTQYHRQMGHFGSPPNGQFEHPFLARQSQHRMGQAVHNTVEDLESANGNGGRRVLTLFPTGDD